A region of Peromyscus maniculatus bairdii isolate BWxNUB_F1_BW_parent chromosome 7, HU_Pman_BW_mat_3.1, whole genome shotgun sequence DNA encodes the following proteins:
- the LOC143274122 gene encoding olfactory receptor 10G6-like — translation MQEAEGNSWPHCRFSTRQSSSAGSRKSRGGRDVTAKDMQSGNQTSVSHFILVGLHHPPQLGFPLFLAFLVIYLLTVSGNGLIILTVLVDIRLHRPMYWFLCHLSFLDMTISSAIVPKMLAGFLLDSRIISFGGCVIQLFSFHFLGCTECFLYTLMAYDRFLAICKPLHYATIMTRSVCNYLALGTWIGGTIHSLFQTSFIFRLPFCGPNRVDYFFCDIPAILRLVCADTTINELVTFVDIGFLALTCFMLILTSYGYIVAAILRIRSADGRRNAFSTCAAHLTVVIVYYVPCTFIYLRPGSQEPLDGVVAVFYTVITPLLNPIIYTLRNKEMKAALRRLGGLKEVQPH, via the exons ATGCAAGAAGCTGAGGGAAACAGCTGGCCTCATTGCAGATTCTCAACCAGGCAGAGCTCATCAGCAGGCTCCAGgaagagcaggggagggagag ATGTGACCGCCAAGGACATGCAAAGCGGCAACCAGACTTCTGTGTCTCACTTCATTCTGGTGGGCCTGCACCACCCACCTCAGCTCGGGTTCCCCCTTTTCCTAGCGTTCCTTGTCATCTACCTCCTCACTGTCTCTGGCAATGGGCTCATCATCCTCACTGTCTTGGTGGACATCCGGCTCCACCGGCCCATGTACTGGTTCTTATGTCACCTCTCCTTCTTAGATATGACCATTTCTTCTGCTATTGTACCGAAGATGCTAGCTGGCTTTCTCTTGGATAGTAGAATTATCTCCTTTGGGGGCTGTGTGATTCAACTGTTTTCTTTCCACTTCCTGGGCTGCACCGAATGTTTTCTTTACACGCTTATGGCTTATGACAGATTCCTGGCCATCTGTAAGCCTTTACACTATGCCACCATCATGACTCGCAGTGTCTGTAACTACCTAGCTTTGGGCACCTGGATTGGAGGGACCATCCATTCACTTTTCCAAACCAGTTTCATATTCAGGCTGCCTTTCTGTGGCCCAAACCGAGTTGACTACTTCTTCTGTGACATCCCTGCCATTCTCCGTCTAGTCTGTGCAGACACCACCATCAATGAGTTAGTCACTTTTGTAGACATTGGCTTCCTGGCCCTCACGTGCTTTATGCTCATTCTCACCTCTTATGGCTACATCGTGGCTGCCATCCTGAGAATCCGGTCTGCAGATGGGCGTCGCAATGCCTTCTCCACCTGCGCTGCCCACCTCACTGTGGTCATCGTTTACTACGTGCCCTGCACCTTCATTTACCTACGGCCTGGCTCACAGGAACCTCTGGATGGGGTGGTAGCTGTCTTCTACACAGTCATTACTCCCTTGCTCAACCCCATCATCTACACACTACGAAACAAAGAGATGAAGGCAGCGTTGAGGAGGCTGGGGGGCCTCAAGGAGGTGCAGCCTCACTGA
- the Or10s1 gene encoding olfactory receptor 10S1, which yields MTVETEYLNQTMVSHFFLEGLMYTAEHPGLFFLLFLLIYSITVTGNLLILLTVGSDPHLRSPMYHFLGHLSFLDACLSTVTVPKVMAGLLTLDGKVISFHGCAVQLYCFHFLASTECFLYTVMAYDRYLAICQPLHYPVAMNRRVCAGLAGSTWAIGAVHSAIHTSLTFRLLYCGPHHIAYFFCDIPPVLKLACADTTINELVMLANIGVVAAGCLILIIISYVFIVAAVLRIRTAEGRQRAFSTCTAHLTVVLLYYMPPVCIYLQPSSTGAGAGAPAVFYTIVTPMLNPFIYTLRNKEVKQALRRLVCRGS from the coding sequence ATGACTGTGGAGACAGAGTACCTGAACCAGACTATGGTGAGCCACTTCTTCCTAGAGGGTCTGATGTACACAGCTGAGCATCctggcctcttcttcctcctcttcctcctcatctacAGCATCACTGTGACTGGCAATCTCCTCATTCTCCTTACTGTGGGCTCTGACCCTCATCTCCGCTCCCCCATGTACCACTTCCTGGGCCACCTCTCCTTCCTGGATGCATGTCTGTCTACAGTAACAGTTCCCAAGGTCATGGCAGGCCTACTGACTTTGGATGGGAAAGTGATCTCCTTCCATGGCTGTGCTGTACAACTTTATTGCTTCCACTTTCTGGCCAGCACTGAGTGCTTTCTATACACAGTCATGGCCTATGACCGTTACCTGGCTATCTGCCAGCCCCTGCATTATCCAGTGGCCATGAACAGGCGGGTGTGTGCAGGGCTGGCTGGGAGCACTTGGGCCATAGGGGCTGTGCATTCTGCAATTCACACTTCCCTAACCTTCCGCCTGCTGTACTGTGGGCCTCACCATATTGCCTACTTCTTCTGTGACATCCCTCCAGTACTGAAGCTGGCCTGTGCAGACACCACCATTAATGAGCTTGTCATGCTTGCAAACATTGGCGTGGTGGCTGCAGGCTGCCTCATTCTCATCATCATCTCCTATGTCTTCATTGTGGCCGCAGTGCTGCGCATTCGCACAGCGGAGGGACGGCAGCGAGCCTTCTCCACTTGCACAGCACATCTCACCGTGGTGCTCCTATACTACATGCCCCCTGTCTGCATCTACCTGCAGCCAAGCTCCACGGGGGCAGGGGCGGGAGCCCCGGCAGTCTTCTACACAATAGTCACTCCCATGCTCAATCCTTTCATTTACACACTGAGGAACAAGGAGGTCAAGCAGGCTTTGAGGAGGTTGGTGTGTAGAGGCTCCTGA